The nucleotide window ACCGCAGCTCGACGCCGCGCTCGGCGGCGAGGATGTGCCACGGCACGACGTTCGCGTGGTGCTCCATCTCGGTGAGCACGATCGGATCGCCGGCCCGGAGGTTCGCGCGTGCCCACGTGTACGCGACGAGGTTGATGGCCTCGGTCGCGTTGCGCACGAACACGATCTCGTGCGCATCGCGCGCGCCGAGGAATCGTGCGAGACGGGCACGCGCGGCTTCGAACGCGGCCGTCGCCTCCTCGGCGATCGTGTAGACGCCGCGGTGCACGTTGGCGTAGTGGTTGCGATAGCAGTCGTCCATCGCGTCGAGCACGTGGACGGGCTTCTGCGACGACGACGCCGAGTCGAGGTACACGAGGCGCTTGCCGTGCACCTCGCGTTCGAGGATCGGGAAATCGCCCTTGACGCGCGCGACGTCGATCATGGTCAGCCCCGTGTGGACTCGAGCGTGCGGAACGCGTCGAACCCCTCGGTCTCGAGGCGCGCGGCGAGCTCGGGACCGCCGGACGCGACGAGGCGCCCGTCGAGCAGGACGTGCACGACGTCGGGCGTGAGGAGCCGCAGGATCCGCTGGTAGTGCGTGATCAGGAGGATGCCCAGCGCGGGCCGCGACGCGCGCACCTCCCGGATGCCGTCCGCGACGACCCGGAGGGCGTCGATGTCGAGACCGGAGTCGGTCTCGTCGAGCACGGCGAGGTCCGGCTCCATGAGCGCCATCTGGAGGACCTCGTTGCGCTTCTTCTCGCCGCCCGAGAAGCCCTCGTTCAGGTACCGCTCGGTGAAGCGGTCGTCCATGCCGAGTCGCTTGGTCCACTCGATGACGGCCATGCGGACCTCGAGCACCGACAGGTCGGGGATCCCCTTGCGCACGGCGAGCGCCTGGCGCAGGAAGTTCAGCACGCTGACGCCGGCGATCTCCTCGGGGTGCTGGAAGCCGAGGAACATCCCGCGCGCGGCGCGCTCGTCGGTCGTCAGGCCCGTCACGTCCTCGCCCTTGAACCGGATCGACCCGCCCGTGACGGCGTACGCGGGGTTGCCGAGCAGGGCGTTGGCGAGGGTCGACTTGCCCGACCCGTTCGGGCCCATCAGCGCGTGGACCTCGCGCTCGCCGACGGTCAGCGTGACGCCGCGGAGGATCTCGTCGTCGCCGACGGCGACGTGGAGGTCGTCGACCGCGAGCAGCGGCGGGTCGGGGGCCATGCCGAAAAGTGTAATAACACTACGGGCGTAGTGGAAACCTGGGTCAGCCCCCGACGATCCGGCGGTAGATCTCCTCGTAGCCCTCCACCATCGCCGCGGCCGAGAAGTGACGGGCCACCCGCTCGCGGCACGCCACGGGTGAGCATTCCCGGACCCGGCCGACCGCGGCGGCGAGGTCGTCGATCGAGTCGCGGAGGAACCCCGTCACGCCCTCCTCGACCAGCTCGACGGCCGCGCCGGCCGGGCACGCGACCACGGGCGTGCCGCACGCCATGGCCTCCACCATCACGAGCCCGAACGGCTCGGGCCACTGGATGGGGAAGACCATCGCCCGGGCACGCGACAGCAGGTCGGTCTTCGCCTCGTGGCTGAGGTGCTCGTACACCTCGACCTCGTCGTTCAGCGCGGGCGCGACCATCTCGTCCCAGTACGCGCGCTCGAACGGCTCGTTGCGCTTCACGATCATCGCGAGGGGCAGGGCGGCGCGCCGGGCGACCTCGATCGCGACGGTCGGCCCCTTCTCGGGGTTGGCGCGCCCGATGTAGACGAGGAAGTCGTCCTTCTCGTCGAGCAACGGGTACTCGTCGAGATCGATCCCGTTGTGCACCGTGCCCGCGTACCGGATCGACGGGTTGTCGGCCCGCTGCGCCGCGCTGATGGCGACGAGGTGCACGCGCTCGTGGAGCAACGCGTAGTAGCGCCGCGACGGCTCGCTCCACGGGCCGTGCAGGGTGTGCACGACGGGTGGCGTGCCGCCGAGGAGCGCGCCGAGCGCCGGGCCGATGATCCCGGAATGGTCGTGCACGACGTCGAACTCGGCTGTGTGCAGATACGACGAGAGCGCGTGGTATGCGTCGAACCACACGTTCCCGAGAAGCGCGGCGTCCGGGGGCTCCTCCATCGCGGACACGAGCTCGGCCTTCGTCTGCGAGCCGCCCGAGGCGAAGAGCGTGACGTCGTGCCCGCGGTCGGCGAGCCCGTCGGCGAGGAGCGAGACGACGAGCTCGATGCCCCCGTATCCGCGCGGCGGGACGGTGAACCAGACCGGTGCGATCTGCGCGATGCGCACGCGTCCACGGTACCCACCGACCCCGGGAACGGCGTCGCGTCCCGGGGTAGCGTGAGGAACCGTGCCGACGCCGTGGACCAGCAGCGTCAGCGCGTCGTTGGGGGGCGATGGTGCGGCGCTCACGCTCGTCGAGGGCTCCGCGTTCTGCATCTCCGCGCACAGCGGCGACATCGTGCCCGGGCTCGCGCACGGGCTGTTCTTCCGCGACACGCGCTTCCTCTCCGAGCTGCGCCTGCGGGTGAACGGCGCACCGCCCGAGCCGTTGTCGGCCACGACGGGCGACCCGTTCAGCGGGACGTTCGTGCTGCGCGACCATCCCCGGCCCGGCCGCGCCGACTCGACGCTCATGGTGTTCCGGCGCCGCTACGTGGGCCGCGGCATGCGCGAGGACGTCGTCGTGCAGAACTTCGGCGAGGAGCCCGCGTTCTGCTCGCTCGAGCTCGCGTTGGGATGCGACTTCGCCGACCTGTTCGAGGTGAAGGAGGGACGCGTCGAGAAGGTCGGCGATTCGCACGTCCGCACCACCGAACGGTCGCTCGAGTACTCGTACCGTCGCGGGCGCTTCACGCGCGGGACGCGCGTCGAGCTCTCGCACCCGGCCCAGGTGAGCGAGGACCTCGCCGTGTACGAGGTGATCGTGCCGCCGCGTGCCAAGTGGAGCGTCTGCGTGCAGGTGACGCCGGTCATCGACGAGCACGAGATCACGCCGCGCTACCTCTGCGGACGGCCCGTCGAGCGCTCGACACCGGTGGAGCGGCTCGAGGCGTGGCGGCGACGGCTGCCCGTCCTCACGACGGCGCACGACGACTTCCGCGCGCTCCTCGCCCGCTCCACCGAGGACCTCGCCGCGCTGCGCATCTTCGACCCGGAGTTCCCGGATCGCGCCGTCGTCGCGGCCGGCGCGCCGTGGTTCATGACGCTGTTCGGGCGCGACTCGCTCCTCACGTCGTGGATGGCGATGCTCGCCGACTCCGACCTCGCGCTCGGCACGTTGCAGACGCTCGCCCGCTTCCAGGGCACCGAGGTGAACCCGATCACGGAGGAGGAGCCCGGTCGGATCCTCCACGAGATGCGCTTCGGCGAGAGCGCGGAGCTCTCGCTCGGCGGTGGGCGCGTCTACTACGGGACGGCGGACGCCACGCCCCTGTTCGTCATGCTCGTCGGAGAGCTCGAACGGTGGGGCAACAAGCGCGCCGAGGTCGACGCGCTGATCCCCGCGGCGGATCGCGCGCTCGAGTGGGTCACACGCTTCGGCGACCGCGACGGCGACGGGTACGTCGAGTACCAGCGCACGAGCGACCACGGCCTGGCCAACCAGGGGTGGAAGGACTCGTGGGACGGGGTCCGCTTCGCGGACGGCACGCTCGCCGAGGCCCCCATCGCGCTCTGCGAGGTCCAGGGGTACGTGTACGCCGCGCTCGTCGCGCGCTCGCACATCGCGACGGAGCACGGTGACGCGGCGCTCGCGACGTCGTTGCGTGACCGCGCGGCCGCGCTGAAGCGGTCCTTCAACCGTGACTTCTGGATCGACGACCGCGGCTGGTACGCGATGGGCCTCGACCGCGACAAGCGGCCGATCGACGCGCTCGCGTCGAACATGGGTCACTGTCTGTGGACGGGCATCGTCGACGAGGAGAAGGCACCGCTCGTCGCGAAGCAGCTTCTCTCGGACGCGTGCTTCTCCGGTTGGGGGATCCGCACGCTCGCGTCGACGATGACGGGCTACAACCCGATCAGCTACCACGTCGGCAGCGTGTGGCCGCACGACAACGCGGTCTGCGCCGCGGGCCTGATGCGCTACGGGTTCGTCGACGAGTTCCACCGTGTGATGGAGGGACAGATCGCGGCGGGCTCGCACTTCGGGAACCGGATGCCCGAGCTGTTCGCGGGACTCGACCGCGACGAGGTCGCGTTCCCGGTGGCGTACCCGACGTCATGCTCGCCGCAGGCGTGGGCCGCGGCGAGCCCGTTGCTGTTCCTGCGCGCGATGCTGCGCTTCGAGCCTGACATCCGCAACGCGGAGCTCCATCTCGCCCCCGCCGTCCCCGACTGGATCGGTCCGCTGCGCCTCGACGACGTGCCGCTGATGGGGGGCGAGCTGTGCATCGAGACGGAGGGCGACCGGCTCGACGTCCTCCAGGTCCCCGACGGGCTGCGGATCGTGAGCGAGCCCCGCCGCCCGACGCTCGAGCCGTAGCTCGTCACGCGAGCGACGACAGCGAGAGCGCGAAGTCACCCGCCGCGTCCGTCCACCAGCGTCGCAACTGCAGTCCGGCCGCGGCGAGCTCCTGCTCGACCCGTTCCTTGCGGAACTTCGCGCTGATCTCGGTGCGCATCTCCTCACCCGCCGCGAACGTCGCGGTGAGCTCGAGGTCGGGGACGTGGACCTCCTGGTCGACCGTCGACCGGAGTCGCATCTCGATCCACTCCGGACCGGTCTCGAAGCGCGCGACGTGCTCGAACCGCTCGGGTACGAAGTCGGCACCGAGTGCGCGGTTGACGACGCGCAGGACGTTGCGGTTGAACGCCGCCGTGACGCCGGCGGAATCGTCGTACGCGGCCTCGAGGCGCGCGACGTCCTTCACGAGGTCGGTGCCGAGCAGGAACGAGTCGGCCGGCTCGAGGTCGGCGGCGACGTCGGCGAGGAAGGCGGCGCGCTTCGTCGGCTCGAGGTTCCCGATCGTGCCGCCCAGGAAGGCGACGAGACGGCGGCCCCCCCGCGGGAGCTCGCGCATGTGGTGCTCGAAGTCGCCGACGACCGCGTGGACGTCGACGGGCGCGTACTCCTTCTCGATCGCCGCGGCCGCGTTCCGCAGCGTCGTCTCGCTCACGTCGAACGGGACGAAGCGCGCCAGGCGACCGCGCGACGCGAGCGCGTCGAGCAGCAGGCGCGTCTTCTCGGACGTGCCCGAGCCGAGCTCCACGAGCGTGTCGACCCCCGCGACGTCCGCGATCTCGCCCGCGCGCGCGACGAGGATCGAGCGCTCCGCCCGCGTCGGGTAGTACTCGGGCAGGCGAGTGATCTCGTCGAAGAGCTCCGAGCCCCGGTCGTCGTAGAACCACTTCGGGGGCAGGTCCTTCGGCGACCCGCGCAGCCCGGTGGCGACGTCGCCGCGCAACGCCGCGCGCAGGTCGGATTCGTCGAGGTGGACGTCGACGCGGATCATCGGACGACCACCGGCTCGACCTCGTAGCCGCAGGCCGACCCGTGCACGGCGCTGCCGTCGGGTA belongs to Acidimicrobiia bacterium and includes:
- the sufC gene encoding Fe-S cluster assembly ATPase SufC — protein: MAPDPPLLAVDDLHVAVGDDEILRGVTLTVGEREVHALMGPNGSGKSTLANALLGNPAYAVTGGSIRFKGEDVTGLTTDERAARGMFLGFQHPEEIAGVSVLNFLRQALAVRKGIPDLSVLEVRMAVIEWTKRLGMDDRFTERYLNEGFSGGEKKRNEVLQMALMEPDLAVLDETDSGLDIDALRVVADGIREVRASRPALGILLITHYQRILRLLTPDVVHVLLDGRLVASGGPELAARLETEGFDAFRTLESTRG
- a CDS encoding glycosyltransferase family 4 protein, whose amino-acid sequence is MRIAQIAPVWFTVPPRGYGGIELVVSLLADGLADRGHDVTLFASGGSQTKAELVSAMEEPPDAALLGNVWFDAYHALSSYLHTAEFDVVHDHSGIIGPALGALLGGTPPVVHTLHGPWSEPSRRYYALLHERVHLVAISAAQRADNPSIRYAGTVHNGIDLDEYPLLDEKDDFLVYIGRANPEKGPTVAIEVARRAALPLAMIVKRNEPFERAYWDEMVAPALNDEVEVYEHLSHEAKTDLLSRARAMVFPIQWPEPFGLVMVEAMACGTPVVACPAGAAVELVEEGVTGFLRDSIDDLAAAVGRVRECSPVACRERVARHFSAAAMVEGYEEIYRRIVGG
- a CDS encoding glycogen debranching N-terminal domain-containing protein → MPTPWTSSVSASLGGDGAALTLVEGSAFCISAHSGDIVPGLAHGLFFRDTRFLSELRLRVNGAPPEPLSATTGDPFSGTFVLRDHPRPGRADSTLMVFRRRYVGRGMREDVVVQNFGEEPAFCSLELALGCDFADLFEVKEGRVEKVGDSHVRTTERSLEYSYRRGRFTRGTRVELSHPAQVSEDLAVYEVIVPPRAKWSVCVQVTPVIDEHEITPRYLCGRPVERSTPVERLEAWRRRLPVLTTAHDDFRALLARSTEDLAALRIFDPEFPDRAVVAAGAPWFMTLFGRDSLLTSWMAMLADSDLALGTLQTLARFQGTEVNPITEEEPGRILHEMRFGESAELSLGGGRVYYGTADATPLFVMLVGELERWGNKRAEVDALIPAADRALEWVTRFGDRDGDGYVEYQRTSDHGLANQGWKDSWDGVRFADGTLAEAPIALCEVQGYVYAALVARSHIATEHGDAALATSLRDRAAALKRSFNRDFWIDDRGWYAMGLDRDKRPIDALASNMGHCLWTGIVDEEKAPLVAKQLLSDACFSGWGIRTLASTMTGYNPISYHVGSVWPHDNAVCAAGLMRYGFVDEFHRVMEGQIAAGSHFGNRMPELFAGLDRDEVAFPVAYPTSCSPQAWAAASPLLFLRAMLRFEPDIRNAELHLAPAVPDWIGPLRLDDVPLMGGELCIETEGDRLDVLQVPDGLRIVSEPRRPTLEP
- the egtD gene encoding L-histidine N(alpha)-methyltransferase; this translates as MIRVDVHLDESDLRAALRGDVATGLRGSPKDLPPKWFYDDRGSELFDEITRLPEYYPTRAERSILVARAGEIADVAGVDTLVELGSGTSEKTRLLLDALASRGRLARFVPFDVSETTLRNAAAAIEKEYAPVDVHAVVGDFEHHMRELPRGGRRLVAFLGGTIGNLEPTKRAAFLADVAADLEPADSFLLGTDLVKDVARLEAAYDDSAGVTAAFNRNVLRVVNRALGADFVPERFEHVARFETGPEWIEMRLRSTVDQEVHVPDLELTATFAAGEEMRTEISAKFRKERVEQELAAAGLQLRRWWTDAAGDFALSLSSLA